The sequence ACCGATGAGCAGAAAACGAAATAGGAGAGTCCTTTTAATCTTTGCATTACTATTTTATTTCTTTAAGTCAGTAGGGCAGCAATATAGTTGCTGCGATAGAGAAATCAAACCTTTTATTGAAGCCTTTAGGGAAGCAGAATCAGGGGAAATGGACTATACAGATACTTTTAAAAAAAGTATACGCCTGATTTTTGAAAAGGAATTTGATGATAGTATTATGGTGATGTTAGATGATAGTATTATTTACAATTCCATGATTATAACAAATAAACCTTATGCTCCCAGGGCTAAGTTTATTGATGTGGATTATTCCATGAAAAAAGATACACCATATTTGGTTATTAAAAGAGCAGATGGGAAATGCATCTGGTTCTATCTGATACCAGGTCATCGTGTTGCCTATATTAACTATTTTAAAGACCCTGGTGTGTGGATGGTAGAATTGTCAAATATACATAGGCAGTATATTTAGGAAATAATAAAATTAGGAACTGTGTATATTTCTATTAAGTATTTCGCAACATAATAACTGTTGCAAAAAAAGGCCTAATTCTGTCTCAAATAAAAAAAGCCTCTAGATGTGAAATCTGGAGGCTTTTTTATTCTGCGAAACTGTAAGTATTCGGACCTCGGCATTCCAGAAGTAAGCATTCGACGCGGAGCATTCTTACCTGCTAAAGAATAGCATCTAACTTTGCGTTCGAAAGAATAGCAAAAATGAAACAGAAAAAATCTTCATTGGCAGGTCGCCATCATTTTAGCGAGCAGGAGATCATTTCTGCTCTTGAACAGTTTACTCAGGCCGGCAATATTAGTGTAAAGGAGTTTACTGCCGCATTTCAGATATCAGCTGCTACTTTCTATAACTGGCGAAAGCGTTATGATAGTCAATTGATGGAAACCAATTCACCGGGAGGGTTTATTGAAGTAGACCTGTCGCCAGTTCAACAGGAATCTATTCCGGGAAGCATTTTTGCAGAATATCGTGGTATAATATTTTACCAGCGTGTAGAACCTTCATATCTAAAAGCCCTCCTGTAATATGTTATCACTAAGCGGTTATCGTCTTGTATTATGGAACAGTGCGACAGATATGCGTTTGAGCTTCAACGGATTGTCGGGTCTGGTTATCAATGAAATGAAAGAAGATACATTTCAGTATGGAACGTTATATGCATTCTTTAATCATCGTCGTACACAGGTTAAGATCCTGCTTTTATGTAAACATTTACATAATCCAAGCATCTTCACCTG is a genomic window of Chitinophaga sp. LS1 containing:
- the tnpB gene encoding IS66 family insertion sequence element accessory protein TnpB, encoding MLSLSGYRLVLWNSATDMRLSFNGLSGLVINEMKEDTFQYGTLYAFFNHRRTQVKILLLCKHLHNPSIFTWVRRPLKNK
- the tnpA gene encoding IS66 family insertion sequence element accessory protein TnpA gives rise to the protein MKQKKSSLAGRHHFSEQEIISALEQFTQAGNISVKEFTAAFQISAATFYNWRKRYDSQLMETNSPGGFIEVDLSPVQQESIPGSIFAEYRGIIFYQRVEPSYLKALL